The proteins below come from a single Agrobacterium vitis genomic window:
- a CDS encoding carbohydrate ABC transporter permease encodes MNKTWNNKAWFLVLPVLLLVAFSAVIPLITVVNYSVQDTFGNNDFFWAGSDWFTQTLQSERFWDALWRNLIFSMIILAIEVPLGILIALNMPKTGLGVPVCLVLMALPLLIPWNVVGTIWQVFGRSDIGLLGYTLNAVGLDYNYVANPFDAWATIVVMDVWHWTSLVVLLCYAGLVSIPDAYYQAARIDGASRWSVFRYIQLPKMKQVLLIAVLLRFMDSFMIYTEPFVVTGGGPGNSTTFLSIDLVKMALGQFDLGPAAAMSIIYFLIILLLSWVFYTVMTHSDAQSATAPKGD; translated from the coding sequence ATGAACAAGACCTGGAACAATAAGGCTTGGTTTCTGGTGCTGCCGGTGCTGCTGCTGGTGGCGTTTTCCGCTGTCATTCCGCTGATAACGGTGGTGAATTATTCGGTGCAGGACACGTTCGGCAATAACGACTTCTTCTGGGCCGGTTCCGATTGGTTTACCCAGACGCTGCAATCGGAACGGTTCTGGGATGCGCTGTGGCGTAACCTGATCTTCTCGATGATCATTCTCGCCATCGAAGTGCCGCTTGGCATCCTGATCGCGCTGAACATGCCGAAGACCGGGCTCGGTGTGCCGGTCTGCCTGGTGCTGATGGCCCTGCCGTTGTTGATCCCGTGGAATGTGGTCGGCACCATCTGGCAGGTGTTCGGACGCAGCGATATTGGCCTGCTCGGCTATACCCTCAACGCCGTTGGTCTCGATTATAATTATGTGGCCAATCCATTCGATGCCTGGGCGACCATCGTCGTCATGGATGTCTGGCATTGGACCAGCCTTGTTGTGCTGCTGTGCTATGCCGGTCTGGTGTCGATCCCGGATGCCTATTACCAGGCGGCCCGGATTGATGGCGCCTCGCGCTGGTCGGTGTTTCGCTACATCCAGCTGCCAAAGATGAAACAGGTGCTGCTGATCGCCGTGCTGCTGCGCTTCATGGACAGTTTCATGATCTATACCGAGCCTTTCGTCGTCACCGGCGGCGGTCCGGGCAATTCCACCACCTTCCTGTCGATCGATCTGGTGAAAATGGCGCTCGGCCAGTTCGATCTCGGACCTGCGGCGGCCATGTCGATCATCTACTTCCTGATCATTCTGCTGCTGTCCTGGGTCTTCTACACTGTCATGACCCATAGTGACGCCCAGAGCGCTACCGCACCGAAAGGGGACTAA
- a CDS encoding ABC transporter ATP-binding protein — translation MARISLDHIRHAYGPKGLANPLYALKEVHHEFDDGGAYALLGPSGCGKTTLLNIMSGLLQPSDGRILFGDKDVTHLSTEARNIAQVFQFPVVYDTMTVYDNLAFPLRNRRVPEAEVDARVRTILKMIDLEAWAKRKAQGLTADQKQKISLGRGLVRSDVNAILFDEPLTVIDPHMKWMLRAQLKQLHREFAYTMVYVTHDQTEALTFADKVVVMYDGQIVQIGTPAELFDRPKHTFVGYFIGSPGMNVLAAGIDGDTAMIGGERVALPGRPVIPGEALTELGIRPEFIRLGREGMPVQISKVEDIGRQKIVRARFADQPISIVLREDADIPAEPKVSFDPTAINIYANSWRVDFAGAGLGGVRP, via the coding sequence ATGGCCCGAATTTCCCTCGATCATATCCGCCACGCCTATGGCCCGAAGGGGCTGGCCAATCCGCTCTATGCGCTGAAGGAAGTACATCACGAGTTTGACGATGGCGGTGCCTATGCGCTGCTCGGTCCCTCCGGCTGTGGCAAGACCACCCTGCTCAACATCATGTCCGGCCTGTTGCAGCCTTCGGATGGGCGCATCCTGTTTGGCGACAAGGATGTGACGCACTTGTCCACCGAGGCGCGCAACATTGCCCAGGTGTTCCAGTTTCCCGTCGTCTACGACACCATGACGGTTTACGACAATCTGGCCTTTCCGCTCAGAAATCGGCGCGTGCCGGAGGCGGAAGTCGATGCCAGGGTGCGCACCATCCTGAAGATGATCGACCTCGAAGCCTGGGCCAAGCGCAAGGCGCAGGGTCTGACCGCCGACCAGAAGCAGAAGATTTCACTTGGTCGCGGATTGGTGCGCTCCGATGTCAATGCCATCCTGTTCGACGAGCCGCTGACGGTGATCGATCCGCATATGAAATGGATGCTGCGCGCCCAACTCAAGCAATTGCACCGGGAATTCGCCTACACCATGGTCTATGTCACCCATGACCAGACCGAGGCCCTGACCTTCGCCGACAAGGTCGTGGTGATGTATGACGGCCAGATCGTCCAGATCGGCACGCCAGCCGAGTTGTTCGACCGGCCTAAACATACATTCGTCGGTTATTTCATCGGCTCGCCGGGCATGAACGTGCTGGCCGCCGGCATCGATGGCGATACCGCGATGATCGGCGGTGAGCGGGTCGCTCTTCCGGGCCGTCCGGTCATCCCGGGCGAAGCGCTTACCGAGCTTGGCATTCGCCCGGAATTCATTCGCCTTGGCCGCGAGGGCATGCCGGTGCAGATTTCCAAAGTCGAGGATATCGGACGCCAGAAAATCGTGCGCGCCCGTTTTGCCGACCAGCCGATTTCTATCGTGCTGCGGGAGGATGCCGATATTCCCGCTGAGCCAAAGGTTAGCTTCGATCCGACCGCCATCAACATCTACGCAAATTCCTGGCGGGTCGATTTCGCCGGTGCCGGATTGGGAGGTGTAAGGCCATGA
- a CDS encoding ABC transporter ATP-binding protein codes for MLELRNLSKVVAGDVHIHPANLTLQRGSLNVLLGPTLSGKTSLMRLMAGLDKPTSGSLLFDGKDVTGMRVQDRSVAMVYQQFINYPALSVYENIASPLRVRKVDRATIDREVKKAAELLKLTPYLERTPLNLSGGQQQRTALARAIVKQASLVLLDEPLANLDYKLREELREELPKIFAELGAIFVYATTEPSEALLLGGHTATLSEGRVTQYGPTIDVYRRPADLKTARTFADPPLNTVQAIRREGHFMIGGIPVLTVPRHLAHVPEEPLTLGFHPHHLSLAGASSSEGVAPLVARSMISEISGSESYIHLDYAGERWVMLEHGIHDIEPGRDVQVHLDTRHLMAFDASGRALAGQGE; via the coding sequence ATGCTGGAATTGCGAAACCTGTCCAAGGTGGTGGCGGGGGATGTTCACATTCATCCCGCCAACCTGACCCTGCAACGCGGGTCGCTGAACGTTCTGCTTGGGCCGACCCTGTCGGGCAAGACATCGTTGATGCGGCTGATGGCCGGGCTGGACAAGCCGACGTCAGGTTCCCTGCTGTTTGATGGCAAGGACGTCACCGGTATGCGGGTGCAGGACCGGTCGGTTGCCATGGTCTACCAGCAATTCATCAATTATCCGGCCCTCAGCGTCTATGAAAACATCGCCTCGCCGCTCAGGGTGCGCAAGGTCGATAGGGCCACCATAGACCGCGAAGTGAAAAAAGCCGCCGAGCTTTTGAAGCTGACACCCTATCTGGAGCGCACGCCGCTCAACCTGTCCGGCGGCCAGCAGCAGCGCACGGCGCTGGCCCGCGCCATCGTCAAGCAGGCAAGCCTGGTGCTGCTGGATGAGCCGCTGGCCAATCTGGACTATAAACTGCGCGAGGAATTGCGCGAGGAACTGCCGAAGATCTTTGCCGAACTGGGCGCGATTTTCGTCTATGCGACGACGGAGCCGTCGGAAGCCCTGCTTCTGGGTGGCCATACCGCCACGCTTTCGGAAGGCCGCGTCACGCAATATGGCCCGACCATCGACGTTTATCGCCGCCCGGCGGACCTGAAAACCGCCCGTACCTTTGCTGATCCGCCGTTGAACACTGTTCAGGCCATCCGGCGGGAAGGGCATTTCATGATCGGCGGAATTCCGGTCCTCACCGTGCCCCGGCACCTTGCGCATGTGCCGGAGGAGCCTTTGACGCTGGGCTTTCATCCGCATCACCTGTCGCTGGCAGGAGCCTCGTCGAGTGAAGGGGTCGCTCCTTTGGTAGCCCGCTCGATGATCTCGGAAATTTCCGGTTCGGAAAGCTACATTCATCTCGATTATGCCGGGGAGCGCTGGGTGATGCTGGAGCATGGCATTCACGATATCGAACCGGGCCGCGATGTGCAGGTCCATCTCGATACCCGCCACCTGATGGCCTTCGATGCCAGTGGCCGGGCGCTTGCCGGACAGGGGGAGTAA
- a CDS encoding glycerol-3-phosphate dehydrogenase, translated as MLHCERERNVSGDPVFDIFVIGGGINGCGIARDAVGRGYTVALAEMNDFASGTSSGATKLIHGGLRYLEHYEFRLVREALMEREVLWAMAPHIIWPMRFVLPFHKGGIRPAWLIRLGLFLYDHLGGRKLLPATKTLNMRKDKAGKPLKPLFTRAFEYSDGWVDDARFVVLNARDAADRGAKILSRNRVIGARRDGDLWIIEVEDRASRARSTYKARMLVNAGGPWVDSVLSNAVGRNNVHNVRLVQGSHIVVKKKFDDPRAYFFQNPDNRIIFAIPYETDFTLIGTTDQDYQGDPKDVKISSAEINYLCDAASEYFAEPVRPEDIVWSYSAVRPLYDDGASKAQEATRDYVLKLETPEKAAPLLNVFGGKLTTYRRLGEHALEKIGEAIGVKGKPWTATSHLPGGDFPATGYLAEVERLKKAFPFLEDHCARRLVRCYGTFAATIINGAKSLEGLGRYFGGTLYQAEVDWLIAREWAATAEDILWRRTKQGLFLSAEQAKVLEDYIEEARAA; from the coding sequence ATGCTGCATTGCGAACGGGAGAGAAACGTGTCCGGCGATCCTGTCTTCGACATATTCGTTATTGGTGGTGGCATTAACGGCTGCGGCATCGCTCGTGACGCCGTCGGGCGCGGCTATACCGTTGCGCTGGCGGAAATGAACGATTTTGCCTCAGGCACCTCCTCCGGTGCCACCAAGCTCATTCACGGCGGCTTGCGCTATCTTGAACATTATGAATTCCGGCTGGTGCGCGAAGCGCTGATGGAGCGCGAAGTGCTCTGGGCCATGGCGCCGCACATCATCTGGCCGATGCGTTTCGTGCTGCCGTTCCACAAGGGCGGTATTCGTCCCGCTTGGTTGATCCGGCTTGGCCTGTTTCTCTACGATCATCTGGGTGGCCGCAAATTGTTGCCCGCCACCAAGACCTTGAACATGCGCAAGGATAAGGCGGGCAAACCGCTGAAACCGTTGTTTACACGCGCTTTTGAATATTCGGATGGATGGGTTGATGATGCCCGTTTCGTCGTGCTCAATGCCCGCGACGCTGCGGATCGTGGTGCCAAGATCCTCAGCCGCAACCGCGTCATCGGTGCGCGCCGGGATGGTGATCTCTGGATCATCGAGGTCGAGGACCGCGCCAGCCGCGCACGCAGCACCTACAAGGCGCGGATGCTGGTCAATGCGGGCGGGCCATGGGTCGATAGCGTACTATCCAATGCGGTCGGCAGAAATAATGTTCATAATGTGCGGCTGGTGCAGGGCAGCCATATCGTGGTAAAGAAGAAATTCGATGATCCCCGTGCCTATTTCTTCCAAAATCCGGACAACCGCATCATCTTTGCTATTCCTTACGAGACGGATTTCACCCTGATCGGCACGACCGATCAGGATTATCAAGGCGATCCGAAGGATGTGAAGATTTCCAGCGCCGAGATTAACTATCTTTGCGATGCCGCCAGCGAATATTTTGCCGAGCCGGTCCGGCCTGAGGACATTGTCTGGTCCTATTCCGCCGTGCGACCGCTCTACGATGACGGTGCTTCCAAAGCCCAGGAGGCCACCCGCGATTACGTGCTGAAACTGGAAACGCCGGAAAAGGCCGCGCCGCTGCTCAACGTGTTCGGCGGCAAGCTGACCACCTATCGGCGTCTGGGTGAACATGCATTGGAAAAGATCGGCGAGGCCATCGGTGTCAAGGGCAAGCCCTGGACCGCGACAAGCCATTTGCCGGGCGGCGATTTTCCGGCAACGGGCTATCTGGCGGAAGTCGAACGGTTGAAAAAGGCCTTTCCGTTCCTGGAGGATCATTGCGCGCGCCGGCTCGTGCGGTGCTATGGCACGTTTGCCGCTACGATCATCAATGGTGCCAAAAGCCTGGAGGGGCTTGGGCGCTATTTCGGGGGAACCCTGTATCAGGCAGAGGTGGACTGGCTGATTGCTCGGGAATGGGCGGCAACAGCGGAGGATATTCTCTGGCGCCGCACCAAACAGGGCCTGTTCCTCAGTGCCGAACAGGCAAAAGTGCTGGAAGACTATATCGAGGAGGCGCGGGCGGCCTGA
- a CDS encoding DeoR/GlpR family DNA-binding transcription regulator — MFLSARQSDILDIAKAEGRVQVDDLAVRFSVTPQTIRKDLNDLCETRRLTRVHGGAIFPSGAENVRYEARRSMAAPEKQAIGRAAAELIPNNASLFINIGTTTEAVGEALLDHKDLMVITNNINVANRLRVFPGIEVVIAGGVVRGSDGGIVGEAAVDFIRQFKVDYAVIGASAIDPDGALLDYDYREVKVAQAIIANARHVILVADSSKFERAAPVRIGHLSQVHTFITDVCDIEGLAAICRDHDVRLIEAFRAA; from the coding sequence ATGTTTCTGTCTGCCCGGCAATCCGACATTCTCGATATCGCCAAGGCGGAAGGCCGGGTGCAGGTGGATGATCTGGCGGTTCGCTTTTCGGTGACGCCGCAAACCATCCGCAAGGATCTCAACGATCTCTGCGAAACGCGCCGGCTGACGCGGGTCCATGGAGGGGCGATCTTTCCAAGCGGTGCCGAAAACGTTCGCTATGAAGCGCGCCGCTCGATGGCCGCGCCGGAAAAGCAGGCGATTGGCCGTGCTGCTGCCGAATTGATCCCCAACAATGCATCGCTGTTCATCAATATCGGCACGACGACCGAGGCGGTGGGCGAAGCATTGCTGGACCATAAAGACCTGATGGTCATTACCAATAATATCAATGTTGCCAATCGCTTGCGGGTCTTTCCAGGCATTGAGGTGGTGATCGCTGGTGGCGTCGTGCGTGGTTCCGATGGCGGAATCGTCGGGGAAGCGGCGGTCGATTTCATCCGCCAGTTCAAGGTGGATTATGCGGTGATCGGCGCTTCGGCTATCGATCCTGATGGTGCGCTACTGGACTACGACTATCGGGAGGTGAAGGTGGCGCAGGCGATTATCGCCAATGCCCGGCACGTGATTCTCGTGGCCGATTCTTCCAAATTCGAGCGCGCCGCCCCGGTGCGGATCGGCCATCTCAGCCAGGTTCACACGTTCATCACTGACGTCTGCGATATCGAAGGCCTTGCCGCTATTTGCCGTGATCATGATGTGCGGTTGATCGAGGCATTCAGGGCCGCATAG
- a CDS encoding DUF2177 family protein, translating into MRSYAIAYCATAAVFFTLDFVWLSKIALGFYKSRIGDMMRDQPNFTAAGLFYLFYIVGIVYFAVGPALQSGSLLTALVSGALLGLIAYGTYDMTNLATLKSWSLTLSLVDMAWGTVLTATAAGIGYLITSRFV; encoded by the coding sequence ATGCGCAGCTATGCAATTGCCTATTGTGCCACGGCTGCGGTGTTTTTCACCTTGGATTTCGTCTGGCTTAGCAAAATCGCGCTGGGTTTTTACAAGTCCCGCATCGGTGATATGATGCGGGATCAGCCCAATTTCACCGCTGCGGGCTTGTTCTATCTATTTTATATTGTCGGCATTGTTTATTTTGCGGTCGGTCCAGCCCTGCAAAGCGGCAGCCTGTTAACGGCTCTGGTCAGCGGTGCCCTTCTGGGGCTGATCGCCTACGGCACCTATGACATGACCAATCTGGCGACGTTGAAATCCTGGTCATTGACGCTCAGTCTGGTCGACATGGCCTGGGGCACGGTGCTGACGGCCACAGCCGCCGGGATTGGCTATCTGATTACCAGTCGGTTCGTATAA
- a CDS encoding ChrR family anti-sigma-E factor yields the protein MAVHHHVSDELLLDYANGSLAEGWGIAIATHLALCPDCRRRLATMEVTAGALLEAEKPVDADLSVDRSWQDMRARLIASGERSRESTVSRVEASPDATRRQRDAILPEPLRSYLGQDLDGLKWKSLGRGAYHIPIKTRDGETSVRLLRIPAGKPVPEHSHGGRELTLVLKGSFHDGQGRFARGDLEEADEQLEHQPIAEDGEDCICLAVTDAPLRFKSRLVRLFQPILGI from the coding sequence ATGGCTGTTCACCATCATGTCAGCGATGAATTGCTGCTCGATTACGCCAATGGCAGCCTTGCCGAAGGCTGGGGCATCGCCATTGCTACCCATCTCGCCTTGTGTCCCGATTGTCGCCGGCGCCTTGCGACCATGGAGGTTACTGCCGGGGCATTGTTGGAGGCGGAGAAGCCTGTTGATGCTGATCTCAGCGTCGACCGCTCCTGGCAAGATATGCGAGCAAGGCTGATTGCCTCCGGCGAACGGTCAAGGGAAAGCACCGTCAGCCGGGTTGAGGCGTCGCCGGACGCCACCCGCCGTCAGCGCGATGCGATCCTGCCGGAACCGCTTCGCTCCTATCTGGGGCAGGATCTTGATGGTTTGAAATGGAAGTCGCTTGGGCGCGGCGCCTATCACATTCCGATCAAGACCCGCGATGGTGAAACCAGCGTGCGTCTGCTGCGCATTCCGGCCGGAAAGCCGGTGCCGGAACATAGCCATGGCGGTCGCGAACTGACACTGGTGCTGAAAGGTAGCTTCCACGATGGACAGGGGCGGTTTGCCCGTGGCGATCTGGAGGAAGCAGATGAGCAGTTGGAACATCAGCCTATTGCTGAAGACGGCGAAGATTGCATCTGCCTGGCTGTGACTGACGCCCCCCTGCGGTTTAAGAGCCGACTTGTCCGGCTATTTCAACCGATCCTCGGTATATAG
- a CDS encoding sigma-70 family RNA polymerase sigma factor yields the protein MKAETEDMSSMLAAVARERDVEAFETLFRHYGPRVKAYMARQARDQQAAEELMQETMMVVWNKAALFDPARGNVSAWIFTIARNLRVSAYRKQNRPEFDPNDPAFVPDEVMPADKDLENRQDAERLHKAMGQLPQEQLELLQRSFFHEIPHSALAKEFNLPLGTVKSRIRMAFAKLRATLEDRSEEDR from the coding sequence CTGAAACCGAAGACATGTCTTCCATGCTCGCAGCAGTTGCTCGCGAACGGGATGTGGAAGCATTCGAAACATTGTTCCGCCATTACGGTCCGCGCGTAAAGGCCTATATGGCTCGTCAGGCGCGTGACCAGCAGGCGGCAGAGGAATTGATGCAGGAAACCATGATGGTGGTCTGGAACAAGGCCGCATTATTCGATCCGGCCCGGGGCAATGTCTCCGCCTGGATCTTTACCATTGCCAGAAATCTGCGGGTTTCGGCCTATCGCAAGCAGAACCGGCCGGAATTCGACCCGAACGACCCGGCCTTCGTGCCTGACGAGGTGATGCCAGCCGACAAGGATCTGGAAAACCGCCAGGATGCGGAAAGGCTGCACAAGGCCATGGGACAATTGCCGCAGGAGCAGTTGGAACTGTTGCAACGGTCCTTCTTTCACGAAATTCCGCACAGCGCGCTTGCCAAGGAATTCAATCTGCCGCTCGGCACGGTGAAGTCGAGAATCCGCATGGCGTTTGCCAAGCTTCGTGCCACCCTTGAAGACCGCTCTGAGGAGGATCGCTGA